One genomic window of Burkholderia diffusa includes the following:
- a CDS encoding Rne/Rng family ribonuclease has protein sequence MKRMLFNATQQEELRVAIVDGQKLIDIDIETAGREQRKGNIYKGVVTRIEPSLEACFVNYGEDRHGFLPFKEVARQYFKEGIDMRSARIQDALREGQELIVQVEKEERGNKGAALTTFISLAGRYLVLMPNNPRGGGVSRRIEGDERQELRETMAQLQIPDGMSMIARTAGIGRSAEELQWDLNYLLQLWRAIEAASQSGNAGQPMLIYLESSLVIRAIRDYFQPDIGEILIDTTEIYDQARAFMDIVMPDNVSKVKRYHDDVPLFSRFQIEHQIETAYSRTVPLPSGGAIVIDHTEALVAIDVNSARATKGADIEETATRTNLEAADEVARQLRLRDLGGLIVIDFIDMESAKSQREVEQRLKDALKHDRARVQMGKISRFGLMELSRQRLRPALSEGSHVTCPRCNGTGHIRDTESSALQVLRIIQEEAMKENTAAIHCQVPVEVTAFLLNEKRQEINKIESRFKVGIVLIPNKHLDTPHYKLERLRHDDARLDDPRASWKMAEEAARELESETGYSKRAADVKPKQEAAVKGITPERPAPSPAPQRPVEPVAAPAPVAAASGGFIGWLKGLFGMSPAPAPAPVAPAPAKEQAARPARERTEKTEQRGGDRNRNRRGGAQQAQGGRDQAAAGRGQSQRQEREGKEAREPREPREGREPREGREPRESREGREGREGRGPREGREPREGREPREPRENREPRERTEQPETVEAAGRGERQERGERRERGERRKPTQHAATLETVTRGENHPETETDQAAAALPGADVAADAEAGARDGEERRRRRRGRRGGRREREDEGAVVDHAEQRADDEAAVQAVTTEAPSAAEPAHTAAPVAVAAVAAAGAAVAEAAAPVAAEPQPAPVRVEATPVAPLEPAVVAPAAESAPVAPAAAPEAGPAPVAVSPTDAFEVPAAPAAVEAPQSAPVEQAAPAPVVAAEAAPSAVEPTHVEPARVETAPVEAVAAPAPAPVQPAAAPASASLDAVLEQAGLVWVNTDADKFRAAQEAASRLPRAVRVPRERKALPPVDTTPMQQVETSQH, from the coding sequence ATGAAACGCATGCTGTTCAATGCGACGCAGCAGGAGGAGCTGCGCGTCGCCATCGTCGATGGGCAAAAGCTCATCGACATCGACATCGAAACGGCCGGGCGCGAACAGCGCAAAGGCAATATCTACAAAGGTGTCGTGACCCGCATCGAGCCGTCGCTCGAAGCGTGCTTCGTCAACTACGGCGAAGACCGCCACGGCTTCCTGCCGTTCAAGGAAGTCGCCCGCCAGTACTTCAAGGAAGGCATCGACATGCGCTCCGCGCGCATCCAGGATGCCCTGCGCGAAGGCCAGGAGCTGATCGTCCAGGTCGAGAAGGAGGAGCGCGGCAACAAGGGCGCCGCCCTCACGACCTTCATCTCGCTCGCCGGCCGCTACCTCGTGCTGATGCCGAACAACCCGCGCGGCGGCGGCGTGTCGCGCCGGATCGAGGGCGACGAACGGCAGGAACTGCGCGAAACCATGGCGCAGCTGCAGATTCCGGACGGCATGAGCATGATTGCCCGCACCGCGGGCATCGGCCGCAGCGCCGAGGAACTGCAGTGGGACCTGAACTATCTGCTGCAGCTGTGGCGCGCGATCGAAGCGGCATCGCAAAGCGGCAACGCCGGCCAGCCGATGCTGATCTATTTGGAATCGAGCCTCGTGATCCGCGCGATCCGGGATTATTTCCAGCCCGATATCGGCGAAATCCTGATCGACACGACCGAGATCTACGATCAGGCCCGTGCGTTCATGGACATCGTGATGCCGGACAACGTGTCGAAGGTGAAGCGCTACCACGACGACGTGCCGCTCTTCTCGCGCTTCCAGATCGAGCACCAGATCGAGACCGCGTACTCGCGCACGGTGCCGCTGCCGTCGGGCGGCGCGATCGTGATCGACCACACCGAAGCGCTCGTCGCGATCGACGTGAACTCGGCGCGTGCGACCAAGGGTGCGGACATCGAGGAAACGGCGACCCGCACGAACCTCGAAGCGGCGGACGAAGTGGCCCGCCAGCTGCGCCTGCGCGACCTCGGCGGCCTGATCGTGATCGACTTCATCGACATGGAGTCGGCGAAGAGCCAGCGCGAAGTCGAGCAACGCCTGAAGGACGCGCTCAAGCACGACCGTGCGCGCGTGCAGATGGGCAAGATCTCCCGCTTCGGCCTGATGGAACTGTCGCGCCAGCGCCTGCGTCCGGCCCTGTCGGAAGGCAGCCATGTGACGTGCCCGCGCTGTAACGGCACCGGCCACATCCGCGATACCGAATCGTCCGCGCTGCAGGTCCTGCGGATCATTCAGGAAGAAGCGATGAAGGAAAACACCGCGGCGATCCACTGCCAGGTGCCGGTCGAGGTGACCGCCTTCCTGCTCAATGAAAAGCGTCAGGAAATCAACAAGATCGAGTCGCGCTTCAAGGTCGGCATCGTGCTGATCCCGAACAAGCACCTCGATACGCCGCACTACAAGCTCGAGCGCCTGCGCCATGACGACGCGCGCCTCGACGATCCGCGTGCGTCCTGGAAGATGGCGGAGGAAGCCGCCCGCGAACTGGAGTCGGAAACCGGCTACAGCAAGCGTGCGGCCGACGTGAAGCCGAAGCAGGAAGCCGCGGTCAAGGGCATCACGCCCGAGCGTCCGGCACCGAGCCCGGCACCGCAGCGCCCGGTCGAGCCGGTTGCGGCGCCCGCACCGGTCGCCGCGGCGAGCGGCGGCTTCATCGGCTGGCTGAAGGGTCTGTTCGGCATGTCGCCGGCTCCGGCGCCCGCGCCGGTCGCACCGGCACCGGCAAAGGAACAGGCCGCCCGTCCGGCCCGCGAGCGGACCGAGAAGACCGAGCAGCGCGGCGGCGATCGCAACCGCAACCGTCGTGGCGGCGCCCAGCAGGCTCAGGGCGGCCGCGACCAGGCAGCGGCAGGCCGTGGCCAGTCGCAACGCCAGGAACGGGAAGGCAAGGAAGCGCGCGAGCCGCGTGAACCGCGCGAGGGTCGCGAACCGCGTGAAGGCCGCGAGCCGCGCGAAAGCCGTGAGGGTCGCGAAGGTCGCGAGGGCCGTGGTCCGCGCGAAGGCCGCGAACCGCGTGAGGGCCGTGAGCCGCGTGAACCGCGCGAGAACCGCGAACCGCGCGAGCGCACCGAGCAGCCGGAAACCGTCGAGGCAGCCGGCCGCGGCGAGCGCCAGGAACGCGGCGAACGTCGCGAGCGCGGCGAGCGCCGCAAGCCGACGCAACATGCAGCGACGCTCGAAACCGTCACCCGAGGCGAGAACCATCCGGAAACGGAAACGGACCAGGCCGCAGCCGCCCTGCCGGGCGCCGATGTCGCAGCCGACGCGGAAGCCGGTGCACGTGACGGCGAGGAACGTCGCCGCCGCCGCCGCGGTCGCCGTGGCGGCCGCCGCGAGCGCGAGGACGAAGGCGCAGTCGTCGACCACGCCGAGCAACGCGCGGACGACGAAGCCGCCGTGCAGGCCGTGACGACGGAAGCGCCGAGCGCTGCCGAGCCGGCTCATACGGCCGCACCGGTCGCGGTGGCAGCCGTCGCCGCTGCCGGCGCAGCCGTTGCCGAAGCAGCCGCACCGGTCGCAGCCGAGCCGCAACCGGCACCGGTTCGCGTCGAAGCGACGCCGGTCGCGCCGCTCGAGCCCGCCGTCGTCGCACCGGCAGCCGAGTCGGCACCGGTCGCACCGGCCGCTGCTCCGGAAGCCGGCCCGGCTCCGGTCGCGGTTTCGCCGACCGATGCGTTCGAAGTGCCGGCCGCGCCGGCTGCCGTCGAAGCGCCGCAGTCCGCGCCCGTCGAACAGGCCGCACCGGCACCGGTCGTCGCAGCCGAAGCGGCTCCGTCCGCCGTCGAACCGACTCACGTCGAACCGGCGCGCGTCGAAACTGCACCGGTCGAAGCCGTTGCCGCGCCGGCTCCGGCACCCGTGCAACCGGCCGCCGCGCCAGCTTCGGCGAGCCTTGATGCCGTGCTGGAACAAGCCGGTCTCGTGTGGGTGAACACCGACGCCGACAAGTTCCGCGCTGCCCAGGAAGCTGCGTCGCGCCTGCCGCGCGCTGTCCGCGTTCCGCGCGAGCGCAAGGCGCTGCCGCCGGTCGACACGACCCCGATGCAGCAGGTCGAAACGTCGCAACATTAA
- a CDS encoding RluA family pseudouridine synthase: MNELGKISQNSVASGQVSMIQIDENSAGQRIDNFLLRVCKGVPKSHIYRILRSGEVRVNKGRVDAQYRLAFGDIVRVPPLRVAAVDLARADTPIVPPAQFEVLYEDDAMLVINKPAGVAVHGGSGVAFGVIEQMRQAHPRAKFLELVHRLDRETSGILMLAKKRSALVGLHEQIRENRMDKRYFACGHGEWQPDWGRRRAVKAPLFKYSTPEGERRVRVQDDGLPSHTVFNLIERWPDYALVEAELKTGRTHQIRVHLAHLGLPIAGDAKYGDFALNKALARANAQPSLKRMFLHAHRLKLTHPLTGEALQFDAPLPDECRRFLDQLSALRDTA; this comes from the coding sequence ATGAATGAGTTAGGCAAAATATCCCAGAATTCAGTCGCAAGCGGCCAGGTATCGATGATCCAGATCGACGAAAACTCGGCCGGTCAGCGGATCGACAACTTCCTGTTGCGCGTCTGTAAAGGCGTGCCCAAAAGCCATATTTACCGGATCCTGCGTAGCGGCGAAGTGCGCGTGAACAAGGGTCGGGTCGATGCCCAGTATCGCCTGGCGTTCGGCGACATCGTCCGCGTGCCGCCCTTGCGCGTGGCGGCGGTCGACCTTGCTCGCGCCGACACGCCGATCGTGCCGCCCGCGCAGTTCGAGGTGCTGTACGAAGACGATGCGATGCTCGTCATCAACAAGCCGGCCGGCGTCGCCGTGCACGGCGGCAGCGGCGTCGCGTTCGGCGTGATCGAGCAGATGCGCCAGGCGCATCCGCGCGCGAAGTTCCTCGAACTCGTGCATCGGCTCGACCGTGAGACCTCCGGGATCCTGATGCTCGCGAAGAAGCGTTCGGCGCTTGTCGGCCTGCACGAGCAGATCCGCGAGAACCGCATGGACAAACGCTATTTCGCGTGCGGACATGGTGAATGGCAGCCCGACTGGGGGCGCCGCCGTGCGGTGAAGGCGCCGCTGTTCAAGTATTCGACCCCGGAAGGCGAACGGCGAGTGCGTGTGCAGGACGACGGCCTGCCGTCGCACACCGTGTTCAACCTGATCGAGCGCTGGCCGGACTATGCACTGGTCGAAGCGGAACTGAAAACGGGTCGGACCCATCAGATCCGCGTGCACCTCGCGCATCTCGGCCTGCCGATCGCCGGCGACGCCAAGTACGGCGACTTCGCACTGAACAAGGCGCTGGCGCGCGCGAACGCGCAGCCGTCGCTCAAACGGATGTTCCTGCATGCGCACCGGCTGAAGCTCACGCATCCGCTGACCGGCGAGGCGCTGCAGTTCGACGCGCCGCTGCCGGACGAATGCCGGCGCTTCCTCGATCAACTCAGCGCTCTGCGCGATACCGCCTGA
- a CDS encoding HAD-IA family hydrolase, whose product MARQQFDLIVFDWDGTLMDSTAHIAHSIQAACRDLGLPTPSDEASRYVIGLGLRDALQITAPSLDPSDYPRLAERYRYHYLLDDQRIELFAGVRELLAELRDTGYLLAVATGKGRVGLNRVLDQSKLTSLFDATRCADETFSKPHPAMLHELSRELGQNLARTVMIGDTTHDLQMAASAGAAGIGVSYGAHTADALAALTPRFVAPDVGALAAWLREHA is encoded by the coding sequence ATGGCCCGACAGCAATTTGATCTGATCGTCTTCGACTGGGACGGCACGCTGATGGATTCGACTGCGCACATCGCGCACAGCATCCAGGCCGCGTGCCGCGATCTCGGCCTGCCCACGCCGTCGGACGAGGCGTCCCGCTACGTGATCGGCCTCGGCCTGCGCGATGCGCTGCAGATTACGGCGCCGAGCCTCGATCCGTCCGACTATCCGCGACTGGCCGAACGGTACCGCTATCACTACTTGCTGGACGATCAGCGCATCGAACTGTTCGCCGGCGTGCGCGAACTGCTGGCGGAATTGCGCGACACGGGTTACCTGCTCGCGGTCGCGACCGGCAAGGGGCGGGTCGGGCTGAACCGCGTGCTCGATCAGTCGAAGCTTACGAGCCTGTTCGATGCGACGCGTTGCGCGGACGAGACGTTCTCGAAGCCGCACCCGGCGATGCTGCACGAACTGTCCCGTGAATTGGGGCAGAATCTTGCGCGCACCGTGATGATCGGCGACACCACGCACGACCTGCAGATGGCTGCCAGTGCCGGGGCTGCCGGCATCGGGGTCTCCTACGGCGCGCACACGGCCGACGCGCTGGCCGCGCTGACGCCGCGCTTCGTCGCGCCGGACGTCGGCGCGCTCGCGGCGTGGCTGCGGGAGCACGCATGA
- a CDS encoding Rieske (2Fe-2S) protein codes for MSTAPEAVRVCASDALADGGAGVRVDASLRGEQAVVFFVRYEGRAYGYLNRCAHVPMELDWAEGQFFESSGLYLMCATHGAIYAPDTGKCVGGPCRGGRLRPVEVDERDTPDGRAVFWVPDADLGPASAPPSATTD; via the coding sequence ATGAGCACGGCGCCGGAAGCGGTGCGCGTGTGCGCCTCGGACGCGCTGGCCGACGGCGGCGCGGGCGTGCGCGTCGACGCGTCGCTGCGCGGCGAGCAGGCGGTCGTGTTCTTCGTGCGCTACGAAGGTCGTGCGTACGGCTACCTGAACCGCTGCGCGCACGTGCCGATGGAGCTCGACTGGGCCGAAGGGCAGTTTTTCGAGTCGTCGGGTCTGTACCTGATGTGCGCGACGCACGGCGCGATCTACGCACCGGATACCGGCAAGTGTGTCGGCGGCCCGTGCCGCGGCGGCCGCCTGCGGCCAGTCGAAGTCGACGAGCGCGACACGCCCGACGGGCGTGCGGTATTCTGGGTGCCGGATGCCGACCTGGGGCCCGCCTCCGCGCCTCCTTCCGCCACGACCGACTGA
- a CDS encoding S49 family peptidase, giving the protein MADQPNIPDSSSRPDSREPNWERAALERIALAAVKEQRAARRWKIFFRFAFLGVFVLLAFALIDFSSDSKFSSSGRHTALVTIDGEIAAGTNANADDINTALDAAFDDSGTAGVVLRINSPGGSPVQAGMVYDEIRRLRTKYPDKPLYVVVTDMCASGGYYIASAADKIFVDKASIVGSIGVLMDGFGFTGLMGKLGVDRRLHTSGENKGFYDPFSPETPKMDAHAQALLDQVHAQFIKAVKDGRGKRLHETPDMFSGLFWTGEKSVELGLADGYGTTDTVARDVLKAPDLVDYTVKESLTNRVARKFGAAVGGAAMKALTAGGTSFSLR; this is encoded by the coding sequence ATGGCCGACCAACCGAACATCCCCGATTCCTCGTCCCGTCCCGACAGCCGCGAACCGAACTGGGAGCGTGCCGCGCTCGAGCGGATCGCGCTGGCGGCCGTCAAGGAGCAGCGCGCCGCGCGGCGCTGGAAGATTTTCTTCCGCTTCGCGTTCCTCGGCGTATTCGTGCTGCTCGCGTTCGCGCTGATCGATTTTTCGAGCGACTCGAAGTTCTCGTCGAGCGGGCGCCATACGGCGCTCGTGACGATCGACGGCGAAATCGCGGCGGGCACCAACGCGAATGCCGACGACATCAATACGGCGCTGGATGCCGCTTTCGACGACAGCGGCACGGCCGGCGTCGTGTTGCGGATCAACAGCCCGGGCGGCAGTCCGGTGCAGGCGGGGATGGTCTACGACGAGATCCGCCGGCTCCGCACGAAGTATCCGGACAAGCCGTTGTACGTCGTCGTGACCGACATGTGCGCGTCGGGCGGCTATTACATTGCGTCCGCCGCCGACAAGATCTTCGTCGACAAGGCGAGCATCGTGGGCTCGATCGGCGTGCTGATGGACGGGTTCGGCTTCACGGGCCTGATGGGCAAGCTCGGCGTCGATCGTCGGCTGCACACGTCGGGCGAAAACAAGGGTTTCTACGACCCGTTCTCGCCCGAGACGCCCAAGATGGATGCCCATGCGCAGGCGTTGCTCGACCAGGTCCATGCGCAGTTCATCAAGGCCGTGAAGGATGGCCGAGGCAAGCGGCTGCACGAAACGCCCGACATGTTCTCGGGCCTGTTCTGGACCGGCGAGAAGAGCGTCGAACTCGGGCTCGCCGACGGCTACGGCACGACCGACACGGTCGCCCGCGATGTGCTGAAGGCGCCGGATCTCGTCGACTACACGGTGAAGGAAAGCCTGACGAATCGCGTTGCGCGCAAGTTCGGCGCGGCGGTTGGCGGTGCCGCGATGAAAGCGCTGACCGCGGGCGGCACGTCGTTCAGCCTGCGCTGA
- a CDS encoding SAM-dependent methyltransferase has translation MTAGTLYLVPNTLGEGDASMLAAVLPAAVQARAGTLGYYIGENAKTTRAFLKKIGTTRPIQDIEIRELNVNTPAGEIDRLLAPVLAGADAGLVSEAGCPAVADPGALLVRRAHERGVKVVPLVGPSSILLALMASGLNGQSFAFNGYLPVDAAARAKRLRELEQLSRKARQTQIFIETPYRNHAMLDTLVATCAPSTQICVAADLTLETETIASRSVADWKKAPAPNLHKRPAIFLLLAN, from the coding sequence ATGACCGCCGGCACGCTCTATCTCGTCCCGAACACCCTCGGCGAAGGCGACGCATCGATGCTCGCCGCCGTGTTGCCCGCGGCCGTGCAGGCCCGCGCCGGCACGCTTGGCTATTACATCGGCGAAAACGCGAAAACGACCCGCGCGTTCCTGAAGAAGATCGGCACGACGAGGCCGATCCAGGACATCGAGATCCGGGAACTGAACGTCAATACGCCGGCCGGCGAGATCGACCGGCTGCTGGCGCCGGTGCTGGCAGGCGCGGATGCCGGGCTCGTGTCCGAGGCCGGCTGCCCCGCCGTTGCCGATCCTGGCGCACTGCTGGTCCGCCGCGCGCACGAGCGCGGCGTGAAGGTCGTGCCGCTCGTCGGGCCGAGTTCGATCCTGCTCGCGCTGATGGCCTCGGGCCTGAACGGTCAGAGCTTCGCGTTCAACGGTTACCTGCCGGTCGATGCAGCCGCGCGCGCGAAACGCCTGCGCGAACTCGAGCAGTTGTCGCGCAAAGCGCGCCAGACGCAGATCTTCATCGAGACGCCGTACCGGAACCACGCGATGCTCGACACGCTCGTCGCGACCTGCGCGCCGTCGACGCAGATCTGCGTCGCGGCCGACCTGACCCTCGAGACGGAGACGATCGCCAGCCGCTCGGTGGCCGATTGGAAAAAGGCGCCAGCGCCGAATCTGCACAAGCGCCCCGCCATCTTCCTGCTGCTCGCGAACTGA
- a CDS encoding Maf-like protein: MPDTVCRPPRLILASSSRYRRALLERLGLPFDAMSPDLDETPLAGETPAATALRLAGAKARAVAATIDAPDGVLVIGSDQVATFDGRQIGKPGTHERALAQLLSMQGRDVEFHSALSLYDSRTGETWSEDVVTHVRFRSLPEAELDAYLRAETPYDVAGSAKSEGLGIALLDAIDSDDPTALVGLPLIALTRMLRDAGYPLFATHGDRA, translated from the coding sequence ATGCCGGATACCGTTTGCCGCCCGCCGCGGCTGATTCTCGCCTCCAGTTCCCGATACCGCCGCGCGCTGCTTGAGCGCCTCGGCCTGCCGTTCGACGCCATGTCGCCCGACCTCGACGAAACCCCGCTCGCAGGCGAAACGCCGGCCGCGACCGCGCTGCGCCTCGCCGGCGCGAAGGCGCGCGCGGTCGCCGCGACGATCGATGCGCCGGACGGCGTGCTCGTGATCGGGTCGGACCAGGTCGCGACGTTCGACGGCCGCCAGATCGGCAAGCCTGGCACGCACGAGCGCGCGCTCGCGCAGCTCCTGTCGATGCAGGGCCGCGACGTCGAATTCCATAGTGCGCTCAGCCTGTATGACAGCCGCACGGGCGAAACCTGGAGCGAGGACGTCGTCACGCACGTGCGCTTCCGCTCGCTGCCCGAAGCCGAGCTCGACGCGTACCTGCGCGCGGAAACGCCGTACGACGTCGCCGGGAGCGCGAAGTCCGAGGGGCTCGGCATCGCGCTGCTGGATGCCATCGACTCCGACGACCCGACGGCGCTCGTCGGCCTGCCGCTGATCGCGCTCACGCGGATGCTGCGCGACGCGGGCTATCCGCTCTTTGCCACCCACGGAGACCGCGCATGA
- a CDS encoding DUF177 domain-containing protein: MNTSSGKPAASLDPHAVDLFEFARSGRQAAGAVRLSQLPRMLNEVPVDAPDRDTVFTWQAEGFTQKELQDDGADGQQPYLRLAVHGHAWLTCQRCMTPYDQTFDVDMTYRIVATEEEAEEFPLDDDEADVIVGSRQFDLVDLIEEELLLSLPLVPKHEVCPAVHESLVSGASGPSEDADDESVEDEDEGKRPNPFAALEALKKGGDGGKKH, translated from the coding sequence ATGAACACTTCTTCTGGCAAACCTGCGGCGTCGCTTGATCCGCACGCAGTCGACCTGTTCGAATTCGCCCGCAGCGGGCGGCAGGCAGCGGGTGCCGTGCGCTTGTCGCAGCTGCCGCGCATGCTGAACGAAGTGCCGGTGGACGCGCCCGATCGCGACACGGTCTTCACGTGGCAGGCCGAAGGGTTCACCCAGAAGGAGTTGCAGGACGACGGCGCCGATGGGCAGCAGCCGTATCTGCGCCTCGCGGTGCACGGCCATGCGTGGCTCACGTGCCAGCGCTGCATGACCCCGTACGACCAGACGTTCGACGTCGACATGACGTACCGGATCGTTGCGACCGAAGAAGAAGCTGAAGAATTTCCGCTCGACGACGATGAAGCCGATGTGATCGTGGGCTCACGCCAGTTCGATCTCGTCGACTTGATCGAAGAGGAGTTGCTGCTTTCGTTGCCGCTCGTGCCCAAGCACGAGGTTTGCCCGGCAGTTCACGAAAGCCTCGTGTCGGGTGCGAGCGGTCCTTCGGAAGACGCGGACGACGAGTCCGTCGAAGACGAGGACGAAGGCAAACGGCCGAATCCGTTCGCGGCGCTGGAAGCGCTGAAGAAGGGCGGGGACGGCGGCAAGAAACACTAA
- the rpmF gene encoding 50S ribosomal protein L32, whose amino-acid sequence MAVQQNKKSPSKRGMHRSHDFLTAAPLAVEPSTGEVHLRHHVSPNGYYRGKKVVKTKND is encoded by the coding sequence ATGGCAGTCCAGCAAAACAAGAAGTCGCCGTCGAAGCGCGGCATGCATCGTTCGCACGATTTCCTGACGGCAGCGCCGCTGGCAGTCGAGCCGAGCACGGGTGAAGTGCACCTGCGTCACCACGTCAGCCCGAACGGCTACTATCGCGGCAAGAAAGTCGTCAAGACGAAGAACGACTAA
- the plsX gene encoding phosphate acyltransferase PlsX, which yields MTVKLTIDCMGGDHGPSVTVPAAVKFVRAHPDAHLMLVGIDSAIRAQLKKLKALDDPALTIVPATEVVAMDDPVEVALRKKKDSSMRVALNHVKEGAAQACISAGNTGALMAVSRYVLKTLPGIERPAIAFALPNPTGYTMMLDLGANVDCEPQHLLQFAEMGHALVAALEGKERPTIGLLNIGEEVIKGNETIKRAGELLRASTLNFRGNVEGNDIYKGTVDVIVCDGFVGNVALKTSEGLAQMLSDIIREEFGRSLMSKLMALLALPVLMRFKKRVDHRQYNGAALLGLKSLVIKSHGSADAYAFEWAIKRGYDAVKNGVLERLTRAMADNSVSLGDGEHDASGAGQTSPAAGHHAEPSAAQSSKA from the coding sequence ATGACCGTAAAGCTCACAATCGATTGCATGGGAGGCGACCACGGCCCGTCCGTGACCGTTCCCGCGGCAGTCAAGTTCGTCCGCGCGCATCCCGATGCGCACCTGATGCTCGTCGGCATCGACAGCGCGATCCGCGCTCAGCTGAAAAAGCTGAAAGCCCTCGACGATCCCGCGCTGACCATCGTGCCTGCCACCGAAGTCGTGGCGATGGACGACCCTGTCGAAGTGGCGCTGCGCAAGAAGAAGGATTCTTCGATGCGTGTCGCGCTCAACCACGTCAAGGAAGGCGCGGCCCAGGCCTGTATCTCCGCCGGCAACACCGGCGCGCTGATGGCCGTTTCCCGTTATGTGCTCAAGACGCTGCCCGGCATCGAGCGGCCTGCGATCGCGTTCGCGCTGCCGAACCCGACCGGCTACACGATGATGCTGGACCTCGGCGCGAACGTCGACTGCGAGCCGCAGCACCTGCTGCAGTTCGCGGAGATGGGGCATGCGCTCGTTGCCGCGCTCGAAGGCAAGGAGCGTCCGACGATCGGCCTGCTGAACATCGGCGAAGAGGTCATCAAGGGCAACGAGACGATCAAGCGCGCAGGCGAACTGCTGCGCGCCAGCACGCTGAATTTCCGCGGCAACGTCGAAGGCAATGACATCTACAAGGGTACGGTCGACGTGATCGTCTGCGATGGCTTCGTCGGCAACGTCGCGCTGAAGACGTCCGAAGGGCTCGCACAGATGCTGTCGGACATCATCCGTGAGGAGTTCGGCCGTTCGCTGATGTCGAAGCTGATGGCGCTGCTCGCGCTGCCGGTGCTGATGCGCTTCAAGAAGCGCGTCGATCACCGCCAGTACAACGGCGCGGCGCTGCTGGGGCTGAAGAGCCTCGTGATCAAAAGCCACGGTTCGGCCGATGCCTACGCGTTTGAGTGGGCGATCAAACGCGGGTATGATGCCGTCAAAAACGGCGTGCTGGAGCGCCTTACGCGCGCGATGGCAGACAATTCGGTGTCACTCGGCGATGGCGAACACGACGCGAGCGGCGCGGGCCAGACGAGCCCGGCCGCAGGCCATCACGCCGAACCTTCCGCTGCGCAATCCTCTAAAGCATAA
- a CDS encoding beta-ketoacyl-ACP synthase III, protein MAQSTLYSRVLGTGSYLPPDRVTNQQLADRLAKEGIETSDEWIVARTGIHARHFAAPDVTTSDLALEASRRAIEAADIDPQSIDLIIVATSTPDFVFPSTACLLQNKLGIKNGGAAFDVQAVCSGFAYAMATADSFIRSGQHRTALIVGAETFSRILDFKDRTTCVLFGDGAGAVILSASEEPGVLGSALHADGSYSNILCTPGNVNRGVIDGSAFLYMDGQAVFKLAVNVLEKVAIEALAKANLAPEQIDWLIPHQANIRIMTSTCRKLGLPQERMVVTVDQHGNTSAASIPLALDAAVRDGRIQRGQHVLIEGVGGGFTWGASVFRY, encoded by the coding sequence ATGGCCCAATCGACTCTCTATTCCCGCGTGCTCGGCACGGGCAGCTACCTGCCGCCCGACCGCGTCACGAACCAGCAGCTCGCCGATCGTCTCGCGAAGGAAGGCATTGAGACGAGCGATGAGTGGATTGTTGCGCGCACCGGCATCCATGCGCGTCACTTTGCCGCGCCGGACGTCACGACGAGCGATCTCGCGCTCGAAGCGTCGCGCCGTGCGATCGAGGCGGCCGACATCGATCCGCAATCGATCGACCTGATCATCGTCGCGACTTCGACCCCCGATTTCGTGTTCCCCAGCACGGCGTGCCTGCTGCAGAACAAGCTCGGCATCAAGAACGGCGGCGCGGCATTCGACGTGCAGGCCGTTTGCTCGGGCTTCGCCTATGCGATGGCGACGGCTGACAGCTTCATCCGCAGCGGCCAGCACCGCACGGCGCTCATCGTTGGCGCGGAGACGTTCTCGCGCATTCTCGACTTCAAGGACCGCACGACCTGCGTGCTGTTCGGCGATGGCGCGGGCGCGGTGATCCTGTCCGCATCGGAAGAGCCAGGCGTGCTCGGCAGCGCGCTGCACGCGGACGGCAGCTATTCGAACATCCTCTGCACGCCGGGCAACGTCAATCGCGGCGTGATCGACGGCAGCGCGTTCCTGTACATGGACGGGCAGGCCGTGTTCAAGCTCGCGGTCAACGTACTCGAAAAGGTTGCGATCGAGGCGCTCGCCAAGGCGAATCTCGCGCCCGAGCAGATCGACTGGCTGATTCCGCATCAGGCCAACATCCGCATCATGACCAGCACCTGCCGCAAGCTCGGCCTGCCGCAGGAGCGCATGGTCGTGACGGTCGATCAGCACGGCAACACGTCGGCTGCCTCGATCCCGCTGGCGCTCGACGCCGCGGTGCGCGACGGCCGCATCCAGCGCGGTCAGCACGTGCTGATCGAAGGCGTCGGCGGCGGCTTCACGTGGGGCGCATCCGTCTTCCGCTACTGA